From a single Plasmodium yoelii strain 17X genome assembly, chromosome: 9 genomic region:
- a CDS encoding conserved oligomeric Golgi complex subunit 2, putative, whose protein sequence is MITEKEDIKVKNKNEENELNSEYQIYKKHELSKSENIVKIMSSSMRYVIECSKYKPIEEIKNDLEIMKKTINNDVIKILNSNSQEFMLLPSHLHNIENIIPILKKEVNISNMYVKKLLDEINKINKNRNDIFMNKINIFYIRHILMYNIEIEQLLNKLQSCIYTFEKLNLYTQLVNFKKGIEQNKNEINNNLLKSEQNNNSYMIYYLSEKIINLAKGIWKIKAMLYNNYKRIKKIANTMDDMNILIQKYGILSNCPNKIINITQNYSFQYLNNYLINTNNQIVKLLEQLSFVFFKIAKNVIIQNFEEDFFFNQSINHILSSYYLLNSFDIFIRQFQDIFFVRTDFSTYDEFLEYVKIKIIDNKFVNEISSRLDEIDQSINFFRKGIVEKILDIIKTHFNDIFLLRYCDVFIENYIKTLNFLNDIKNERNKYEQFMLEKVINDFLTNFEREAYEQYILNILENKINGSFKNIVLFDKKYKFDNKFYWLKETINLIKIFKILFTDKYYISFSLKSYLRFILNHFKLYINNVKTFISFLNNSNCKVGSITTEIVLGTDNLNGPNWSPTLTYNSIGFFLSDFLSLRNMLKTDCEINNFIDENNKFYVPPNIGDISIWIFTKILSDYSNAYYEDDYNIDDNFENICSHLDNKNVDLLNKIENCNEENKLNKGHKMINKFDDNQIKDKQLNGIMDECNDSSSESDEDINFSQLAKEENLNNIDILHRLGHDNKNILKQKKKKIKQDLYIYKKNNSKKIINDINCINGFLLTLSKIVENTQNYFQEFFINKMFEICSSFLVYLHSLLPIYKMTNKRAPEKASDNIDKIVLPLVSFKSFYSDTIENVIIEDIISKIVDKINIDYLEKIKTILDVKISEENKKIIKLNLYDAINSGDMPYEEKIQRQLFLDVQHYEEICNSNFKINKNTNDSMNKLVNYFETLNKQIKVSQTQGKEK, encoded by the exons ATGATAACGGAAAAAGAGGATATAAAAGTgaagaataaaaatgaagaaaatgaattaaattcAGAATaccaaatttataaaaaacatgAATTAAGTAAAAGTGAAAATATTGTAAAGATTATGAGTAGCTCAATGAGATATGTAATAGAATGTAGTAAATACAAACCTatagaagaaataaaaaatgatttagaaattatgaaaaaaacaattaataatgatgtaataaaaattttaaatagtAATAGTCAAGAGTTTATGTTATTACCTTCACATTTACATAATATTGAAAACATTATTcccattttaaaaaaagaagttaatatatctaatatgtatgtaaaaaaattattagacgaaataaataaaataaataaaaataggaatgatatatttatgaataaaataaatatattttatattagacACATATTAATGTACAATATAGAAATCGaacaattattaaataagTTACAATCATGCATATATacttttgaaaaattaaatttatatacacaaCTTGtgaattttaaaaaaggtatagaacaaaataaaaatgaaattaataataatttactaaaaagtgaacaaaataataattcttatatgatttattatcttagtgaaaaaataataaatttagcAAAAGGAATTTGGAAAATTAAAGCAATGTTATACAATAATTATAaacgaataaaaaaaatagctaacACAATGGATGATATGAATATACTAATTCAAAAATATGGAATCTTATCTAATTGtccaaacaaaataataaatataactcAAAATTATTCTTTTCAATATTTAAACaattatttgataaataCCAATAATCAAATTGTGAAATTGTTAGAACAACTTTCTTTTgtcttttttaaaatagcaaaaaatgtgataattcaaaattttgaagaagactttttttttaatcaatCCATTAATCACATATTAAGCTCATACTATTTGCTGAATtcttttgatatttttattcgtCAATTCcaggatatattttttgttcgCACA GATTTTTCTACATATGATGAATTTTTggaatatgtaaaaataaaaattattgacAACAAGTTTGTTAACGAAATAAGTAGTCGACTCGATGAAATAGATCAAAGTATAAACTTTTTCAGAAAAGGAATTGTCGAAAAAATACTAGACATTATAAAAACCCATTtcaatgatatatttttattaagatATTGTGATGTTTttattgaaaattatataaaaacattaaattttttaaacgatataaaaaatgagagaaataaatatgaacagTTCATGCTTGAAAAAGTGataaatgattttttaacaaattttgaAAGAGAAGCATATGAACAatacatattaaatatattagaaaataaaatcaatggaagctttaaaaatattgttttatttgataaaaaatataaatttgataataaattttattggCTAAAAGAAACTATTAATTtgattaaaatttttaaaatacttTTTACagataaatattatatatcattttctcTAAAAAGTTATTTACGTTTTATTCTTAACCATTTTAAATTGTATATTAACAATGTGAAAAcctttatatcatttttaaacAATTCGAATTGCAAAGTTGGAAGCATTACCACTGAAATTGTATTAGGAACTGATAATCTTAATGGACCTAATTGGAGCCCAACATTAACATATAATAGCAtaggtttttttttatcagaTTTTTTATCCCTTAGAAATATGCTCAAAACAGAttgtgaaataaataattttattgatGAAAACAATAAATTTTATGTACCGCCTAATATTGGGGATATATCTATTTGgatatttacaaaaatttTATCTGATTATTCAAATGCGTATTATGAAGATGATTATAATATAGACGATAATTTTGAGAACATATGTTCCCActtagataataaaaatgtagatcttttgaataaaattgaaaattgTAACGAagaaaacaaattaaataaaggaCATAAGATGATAAACAAGTTTGATGATAATCAAATAAAAGACAAACAATTGAACGGAATAATGGATGAATGTAACGATAGTAGTAGCGAAAGTGATGAagatataaatttttcaCAACTAGCCAAAGAGGAGAATTTGAATAATATCGATATTTTGCATAGGTTGGGtcatgataataaaaatattttaaaacaaaaaaaaaaaaaaattaaacaagatttatacatatataaaaaaaataatagcaaaaaaataattaatgatataaattgtataaatggatttttattaacattatcAAAAATTGTTGAAAATACACAAAACTATTTTCAAGAAttctttattaataaaatgtttgaAATATGTTCCAGCTTTTTAGTTTACTTGCATTCACTTTTACCTATTTACAAAATGACAAATAAACgg GCCCCTGAAAAGGCAAGTGATAACATTGACAAAATTGTTCTTCCCTTAGTGTCTTTCAAAAGTTTTTACAGCGACACAATTGAGAat GTTATAATTGAAGATATTATATCAAAAATCGttgacaaaataaatatagattATCTTGAAAAg attaAGACAATACTTGACGTCAAAATTTCTGAGGAGaataagaaaattataaagttGAACTTATATGACGctataaat AGTGGTGATATGCCATATGAGGAAAAAATACAGAGACAATTATTTTTG GATGTGCAACATTATGAAGAAATTTGTAATAgcaattttaaaataaacaaaaacaCAAATGATAGTATGAATAAGTTGGTAAATTATTTCGAAACCTTGAATAAGCAAATTAAAGTATCACAAACTCaaggaaaagaaaaataa
- a CDS encoding 26s protease regulatory subunit 6a, with product MNVENIFENEQVNIEEIEVLSNSEIRTRISLIDTEIKILKNEHTRLKNEYKNIQEKIKDNVEKIHLNKMLPYLVANVVESLDLQDEEDEQEPKDEYDLYDNPNNNNNSYGNISKNAPEEGFRDIDDEKKGKCMVIKTSTRQTIFLPVPGLIEASELKPGDLVGVNKDSYLIIDKLPPEYDNRVKAMEVIEKPTEDYSDIGGLDKQIEDLVEAIVLPMLHKEKFEKIGIKPPKGVLMHGPPGTGKTLLARACASQTNATFLKLAGPQLVQMFIGDGAKMVRDAFNLAKEKAPAIIFIDELDAIGTKRFDSELSGDREVQRTMLELLNQLDGFSTDETVKVIAATNRPDTLDPALLRSGRLDRKIELPHPNEESRARILQIHSRKMNVHKDVNFEELARSTDDFNGAQLKAVCVEAGMIALRRGATEIDHEDFIEGITSVLSKKKSTLNYFT from the coding sequence atgaatgtcgaaaatatatttgaaaatgAGCAAGTAAATATAGAAGAGATCGAAGTATTATCAAATTCAGAAATTCGAACTAGAATTAGTTTAATAGATACTGAAATAAAAAtcttaaaaaatgaacatacaagattaaaaaatgaatataaaaatatacaagaaaaaataaaagataatgttgaaaaaatacatttaaataaaatgctTCCATATTTAGTTGCTAATGTTGTGGAATCTTTAGATTTACAagatgaagaagatgaaCAAGAACCTAAAGATGAATATGATTTGTATGATAATcctaacaataataataatagttatggaaatatatcaaaaaatgctCCTGAAGAAGGTTTTCGTGATAttgatgatgaaaaaaaaggaaaatgtATGGTAATAAAAACATCAACAAGACAAACTATATTTCTTCCTGTGCCTGGTCTTATTGAAGCATCTGAATTAAAACCGGGAGATTTAGTTGGTGTAAATAAAGATAgttatttaataattgaCAAATTACCTCCAGAATATGATAATAGAGTTAAAGCTATGGAAGTCATAGAAAAACCAACAGAAGATTATTCTGATATTGGTGGGTTAGATAAACAAATTGAAGATTTAGTAGAAGCTATTGTTTTACCTATGTTACATAAagaaaaatttgaaaaaattggAATAAAACCACCAAAAGGAGTTTTAATGCATGGTCCACCAGGAACTGGAAAAACTTTATTAGCTAGAGCTTGTGCATCTCAAACCAATGcaacttttttaaaattagcTGGACCACAATTGGTTCAAATGTTTATTGGTGATGGTGCAAAAATGGTAAGAGATGCTTTTAATTTAGCAAAAGAAAAAGCACctgctattatttttatagatGAATTAGATGCAATTGGAACTAAAAGATTTGATAGTGAATTATCAGGAGATAGAGAAGTACAAAGAACTATGTTAGAACTTTTAAATCAATTAGATGGTTTCAGTACAGATGAAACTGTTAAGGTTATTGCAGCCACTAATAGACCCGATACTTTAGATCCTGCATTATTAAGATCCGGAAGATTAGATAGAAAAATTGAATTACCACATCCAAATGAAGAATCTAGAGCTAGAATTTTACAAATACATTCAAGAAAAATGAATGTACATAAAGATGTTAATTTTGAAGAACTAGCCAGATCTACTGATGATTTTAACGGTGCTCAATTAAAAGCTGTTTGTGTTGAAGCAGGAATGATAGCTTTAAGAAGAGGTGCAACTGAAATAGATCATGAAGATTTTATTGAAGGTATTACTTCagttttatcaaaaaaaaaaagtacacttaattattttacctaa